Proteins from a genomic interval of Aureimonas sp. AU20:
- the pstA gene encoding phosphate ABC transporter permease PstA → MSDTTISQGSAVPTSARPARRDIGLRRRYASERRFRLYGLSAIGVGLIFLAILLWTVIGQGYTAFFQTEIRLPITFSKSVIDPNDRAKADPAVLRTANYPRLVQDALVKELGIDPNNRAAITAASQLLSQGVRAQLANMVMDDLSIIGTTQEIWIYANSTVDSAVKGQFDLSIPEARRPIKDQQLEWIRQLESRGELTQRFNTGLFTFGASSRAETAGVGVALIGSLYMMAIVLALALPIGVAASIYLEEFAPKNRFTDLIEVNINNLAAVPSIVYGLLGLAVFVNWFGLPRSASLVGGLVLTLMTLPTIIIATRAALKAVPPSIRAAALGLGASKMQMVFHHVLPLAMPGILTGTIIGLAHALGETAPLLLIGMVAFVANYPATPMDPATALPVQIYMWANEAERAFVERTSGAIIVLLLFLAVMNITAILLRRRFERRW, encoded by the coding sequence ATGAGCGATACGACGATTTCCCAAGGGTCGGCCGTCCCGACCTCGGCCCGTCCGGCCCGTCGCGACATCGGCCTGCGCCGCCGCTACGCTTCCGAGCGCCGCTTCCGCCTCTACGGCCTTTCGGCCATCGGCGTCGGCCTGATCTTCCTCGCCATCCTGCTCTGGACGGTGATCGGGCAGGGCTACACCGCCTTCTTCCAGACCGAGATCCGTCTGCCGATCACCTTCTCCAAGAGCGTGATCGATCCGAACGACCGGGCCAAGGCCGACCCGGCGGTGCTGCGCACGGCGAACTATCCTCGCCTGGTGCAGGACGCGCTGGTGAAGGAACTCGGCATCGACCCGAACAACCGCGCCGCCATCACCGCCGCTTCGCAGCTCCTGTCGCAGGGCGTGCGCGCGCAGCTCGCCAACATGGTGATGGACGATCTCTCGATCATCGGCACCACGCAGGAGATCTGGATCTACGCCAACTCCACCGTGGACTCGGCGGTGAAGGGCCAGTTCGACCTGTCGATCCCCGAAGCGCGCCGGCCGATCAAGGACCAGCAGCTGGAATGGATCCGCCAGCTGGAAAGCCGTGGCGAGCTGACCCAGCGCTTCAACACCGGCCTCTTCACTTTCGGCGCCTCCTCGCGCGCCGAGACGGCCGGCGTCGGCGTGGCGCTGATCGGCTCGCTCTACATGATGGCGATCGTTCTCGCCCTTGCGCTGCCGATCGGCGTCGCCGCCTCGATCTATCTCGAGGAGTTCGCGCCCAAGAACCGCTTCACCGACCTGATCGAGGTGAACATCAACAATCTGGCGGCCGTCCCCTCGATCGTCTACGGCCTTCTCGGCCTCGCGGTCTTCGTCAACTGGTTCGGCCTGCCGCGCTCGGCCTCGCTGGTCGGCGGCCTCGTGCTGACGCTGATGACGCTGCCGACCATCATCATCGCGACGCGCGCCGCGCTGAAAGCCGTGCCGCCTTCGATCCGTGCCGCCGCGCTCGGCCTCGGCGCCTCCAAGATGCAGATGGTGTTCCACCACGTTCTGCCGCTGGCGATGCCGGGCATTCTCACCGGCACGATCATCGGCCTTGCCCACGCGCTCGGCGAAACCGCGCCGCTGCTCCTGATCGGCATGGTCGCCTTCGTCGCCAACTACCCCGCGACGCCGATGGACCCCGCCACCGCTCTGCCCGTGCAGATCTACATGTGGGCCAACGAGGCCGAGCGCGCCTTCGTGGAGCGCACGTCGGGCGCGATCATCGTGCTTCTCCTTTTCCTGGCGGTCATGAACATCACCGCCATTCTGCTTCGTCGTCGCTTCGAGCGTCGCTGGTAG
- the pstB gene encoding phosphate ABC transporter ATP-binding protein PstB, translated as MMDNLHLTAAPKTNAPVLATKMKGENVSVFYGAKQALFEVNLDVYERQVTALIGPSGCGKSTFLRSLNRMNDTVEGAKVKGLITLDGEDIYNPQIDVVELRARVGMVFQKPNPFPKSIFENVAYGPKIHGLAKSKTDLEEVVVTSLRKAGLFEEVKDRLHDAGTGLSGGQQQRLCIARAIAVSPEVILMDEPCSALDPIATATVEELIDELKQNFTIVIVTHSMQQAARVSQRTAMFHLGKIVEVGSTEKMFQNPDDKRTQDYITGRFG; from the coding sequence ATGATGGACAATCTTCATTTGACCGCCGCCCCGAAGACCAACGCGCCCGTCCTCGCCACCAAGATGAAGGGCGAGAACGTCTCGGTCTTCTACGGCGCGAAGCAGGCCTTGTTCGAGGTCAATCTCGACGTCTACGAGCGGCAGGTGACGGCGCTGATCGGCCCTTCGGGCTGCGGCAAGTCTACCTTCCTGCGCTCGCTCAACCGCATGAACGACACGGTCGAGGGCGCCAAGGTCAAGGGCCTCATCACGCTCGACGGCGAGGACATTTACAACCCGCAGATCGACGTGGTGGAACTGCGCGCCCGGGTCGGCATGGTGTTTCAGAAGCCCAACCCGTTCCCGAAGTCGATCTTCGAGAACGTCGCCTATGGCCCGAAGATCCACGGTCTGGCCAAGTCGAAGACGGACCTGGAGGAGGTCGTCGTGACCTCGCTGCGCAAGGCCGGCCTGTTCGAGGAGGTGAAGGATCGCCTCCATGACGCCGGCACGGGTCTGTCCGGCGGCCAGCAGCAGCGCCTGTGCATCGCTCGCGCCATCGCCGTTTCGCCCGAGGTGATCCTGATGGACGAGCCCTGCTCGGCCCTCGATCCGATCGCGACCGCCACGGTCGAGGAACTGATCGACGAGCTGAAGCAGAACTTCACCATCGTCATCGTCACCCACTCGATGCAGCAGGCGGCCCGCGTCTCGCAGCGCACGGCGATGTTCCACCTCGGCAAGATCGTCGAGGTCGGTTCCACGGAA
- the pstC gene encoding phosphate ABC transporter permease subunit PstC produces MSAFALILIVLAIGLVGYGLGRRKGAALPDSPGAKVHSRPTYHGSFVFCWAVVPALIVMVLWLSISPAVIFATVERRLEADTQAASVSLGRSLVRSLGQGIRALPSDEQAGLSSARIADIQPLFERRGIPLPGGATDAMIPIALEKNHMEDMSRLALTGVTLVLAIGGLLFGLSRIAVRLRARNQVERVVKTFLVVCSSIAILTTVGIVCSMLFESLDFFSRIRPVDFFFGTVWEPRFAAAGSEAAGQFGLIPLLAGTLYIAFVAMLFAVPVGLFAAIYMAEYASSRVRSVVKPLLELLAGIPTIVYGFFALITVGPFLRDISASINGLLTGNYVGFIQAQSILTAGLVMGIMLIPFVSSLSDDIITAVPRSLRDGSMGLGATPSETVKKVVLPAALPGIVSALLLTASRAIGETMIVVLAAGIAANITLNPFEAMTTVTVKIVSQLTGDLDFTSPQSLVAFALGITLFVLTLILNIIALAIVRKYREQYD; encoded by the coding sequence CGCCGCGCTGCCGGATTCGCCGGGCGCCAAGGTGCATTCGCGCCCGACCTATCACGGGTCCTTCGTCTTCTGCTGGGCCGTTGTGCCCGCCCTGATCGTCATGGTGCTTTGGCTGTCGATCTCGCCGGCGGTGATCTTCGCCACCGTCGAGCGCCGCCTCGAGGCCGACACGCAGGCCGCCTCGGTCTCGCTCGGCCGCTCGCTCGTGCGCTCCCTCGGCCAGGGCATCCGCGCCTTGCCGTCGGACGAGCAGGCCGGTCTTTCCAGCGCTCGCATCGCCGACATCCAGCCTTTGTTCGAGCGCCGCGGCATTCCGCTGCCGGGCGGCGCGACCGACGCGATGATCCCCATCGCGCTCGAAAAGAACCACATGGAGGACATGAGCCGGCTCGCCCTGACAGGCGTGACCCTGGTTCTCGCGATCGGCGGCCTTCTCTTCGGCCTGTCGCGTATCGCGGTCCGGCTTCGCGCCCGCAACCAAGTCGAGCGGGTGGTCAAGACCTTCCTCGTGGTCTGCTCCTCGATCGCCATTCTCACCACCGTCGGCATCGTCTGCTCGATGCTGTTCGAGTCCCTCGACTTCTTCAGCCGCATCCGCCCGGTCGACTTCTTCTTCGGAACGGTCTGGGAGCCTCGCTTCGCAGCCGCCGGTTCCGAGGCCGCCGGTCAGTTCGGCCTGATCCCGCTTCTGGCGGGCACGCTCTACATCGCCTTCGTGGCCATGCTCTTCGCCGTGCCGGTCGGCCTCTTCGCCGCCATCTACATGGCCGAATACGCCTCCAGCCGCGTGCGCTCGGTGGTGAAGCCGCTGCTCGAACTCCTGGCCGGCATTCCGACCATCGTCTACGGCTTCTTCGCGCTCATCACCGTCGGCCCCTTCCTTCGCGACATCTCGGCCAGCATCAACGGCCTGCTCACCGGCAATTATGTCGGCTTCATCCAGGCGCAGTCGATCCTGACGGCGGGTCTGGTGATGGGCATCATGCTCATCCCCTTCGTGTCCTCCTTGTCGGACGACATCATCACCGCCGTGCCGCGCTCTCTGCGCGACGGCTCGATGGGGCTCGGCGCCACGCCGTCCGAGACGGTGAAGAAGGTGGTGCTGCCCGCCGCCCTGCCGGGCATCGTGTCGGCGCTGCTGCTGACGGCCTCGCGCGCCATCGGCGAGACCATGATCGTGGTTCTGGCCGCCGGTATCGCCGCCAACATCACGCTCAACCCGTTCGAGGCGATGACTACAGTCACCGTCAAGATCGTCTCGCAGCTCACCGGTGATCTCGACTTCACCTCGCCGCAGAGTCTGGTGGCCTTCGCGCTCGGCATCACGCTCTTCGTGCTGACGCTGATCCTCAACATCATCGCCCTTGCCATCGTGCGCAAGTATCGGGAGCAGTACGACTGA